The Natrinema caseinilyticum genomic sequence TCGACTCTTCGGTCGGGATCGTCGTGTTCTTCTCGATGAGTCGCTCGAAGAGACCGCCCTTGACCTCGATCCCGAGCGAGAGCGGCGTCACGTCGAGCAGGACGATGTCGTCGACCTCCCCGCCCAGGACGCCACCCTGAATCGCCGCACCCAGCGCGACGGCCTCGTCGGGGTTGACGTTCTTCTGGGGTTCCCTGCCGGTCAGTTCCTCGACCTTCTGGGCGACCTGGGGCATCCGCGTCGAACCGCCGACGAGCAGCACCTCGTCGATATCGTCCTTCTCGTAGCCGGCGTCCTCGAGCGCCTGTTCGGTCGGCTCGACGGTCCGGTCGATCAGATCCTGTGTCAGCGACTCGAACTTCGCGCGAGTGAGCGACTCCTCTAAGTGGATCGGACCGTCGTCGGTCGCGGTGATGAACGGAAGGTTGATCTCGGTTTCCTTGCGCGAAGAGAGTTCGATCTTGGCCTCTTCGGCGGCGTCCTTGAGTCGCTGGAGGGCCTGGCGGTCCTCACGGAGATCGATTCCGTGTTCGTCCTCGAACCCGTCCGCGAGCCAATCGATGATGGCGCCGTCCCAGTCGTCGCCACCGAGGTCGTTGTCGCCGTTAGTCGCCACGACCTCGTAGACGCCGCCACCGAGGTCGAGAATGGAAACGTCGAACGTGCCACCACCGAGGTCGTAAACGAGGACGGTCTGATCTTGGTCGTCCTCGAGGCCGTAGGCCATCGACGCGGCGGTCGGTTCGTTGATGATGCGTTCGACCTCGAAGCCGGCGATCTCGCCGGCGTCTTTGGTCGCCTGGCGCTGTCGGTCGGAGAAATACGCAGGGACCGTGATGACGGCTTTCTCGATTTCGTCACCCAGGTAATCCTCGGCGTCGCGTTTGATCTTCTGGAGGATCATCGCCGAGATCTGTTCGGGCGTGTATTCCTCGTCGTCGATTTCGACGGTGTAGTCCTCCTCGCCGATGTGGCGCTTGATCGAGGAAATCGTCTTTTCCGGGTTCTGAATCGCCTGGTTCTTCGCCGGTTTGCCGACGAGTCGTTCGTCGTCGTCGGTAAAGGCGACGACCGAGGGCGTCGTTCGTTCGCCTTCGGAGTTGACGATGATTTCCGGATCGCCGCCTTCCATCACCGCGAACGCACTGTTCGTCGTTCCGAGGTCGATTCCGAGAATCTTGTTGCTCGCCATCGTGGAGGGGTATTGTGCGCACTTTGTTTTAAAGGTTACTAGGATCGATCAAGAACCGAATTAAATGCCGCTCGAGGTGCCAAAACCCGTGAATTTCGCACTTTCCGTTCGATAAAAACGAGTGAGGAATCCGCCGATCGGCGGTTCACCTGTTGGTGGATCGACGGTCCAAGAATCGCCCGACGAGAACCGAGTACAGGACAGAGAATTCCGTTCGGGGAAGACGTCCCCGCGAACGCTCCCTCAGTCGTCGGCGTCGTCGGCGGACGCCTCCTCCCCGTCGTCGCTCGCAACTTCGCCGCCGAGTTCGATCGCCCCGTCGGCCGCTTCGGAGTCGTCTTCGTGACCCTCCTCGTCACCCCCTTTTTTTCCCGCCGTCTCCCGTCGGTTCCGTCGGTTCGGACTCGTCGACGGCATCGTCACCCTCGACCGACGCGTCGGTTTCGGCGGCTCCGTCGGCGCCGGCGGCTTCGGCTTGTGCGTCCTCCTCGAGGTCGCCGTTCGAAACGGTCACCTGTGCGTTCTGAATGACCTTGTCGCCCATCTCGTAGCCGGGGGTGTAGACGTCCGCGACGGTCCCCTCCGGCAGGGCGCTCTCGACTCGCATCATGACTTCGTGGCGCTGCGGGTCGGTCTCGACCCCCGGATCGGGGTCGATCTCGGAGACGTTCTCGTCCTCGAGAATGCGATCGAACTCGCGGAGCGTCATCTCGACGCCCTGCTGAAGGCTCTCCGCGTCACCGCTTTCTTCTTCGAGGGCGCGTTTCAA encodes the following:
- the dnaK gene encoding molecular chaperone DnaK, which gives rise to MASNKILGIDLGTTNSAFAVMEGGDPEIIVNSEGERTTPSVVAFTDDDERLVGKPAKNQAIQNPEKTISSIKRHIGEEDYTVEIDDEEYTPEQISAMILQKIKRDAEDYLGDEIEKAVITVPAYFSDRQRQATKDAGEIAGFEVERIINEPTAASMAYGLEDDQDQTVLVYDLGGGTFDVSILDLGGGVYEVVATNGDNDLGGDDWDGAIIDWLADGFEDEHGIDLREDRQALQRLKDAAEEAKIELSSRKETEINLPFITATDDGPIHLEESLTRAKFESLTQDLIDRTVEPTEQALEDAGYEKDDIDEVLLVGGSTRMPQVAQKVEELTGREPQKNVNPDEAVALGAAIQGGVLGGEVDDIVLLDVTPLSLGIEVKGGLFERLIEKNTTIPTEESKIFTTAADNQTTVQVRVFQGERELAAENELLGEFHLTGIPPAPAGTPQIEVTFSIDENGIVNVSAEDKGSGTTEEITIEGGAGLSDAEIEKMQREAEKHAEEDQQKRQRIEARNTAEATIQRAETLLEENDEQVDDDLRADIEAAIEDLEETVDDGDADAEDIEAATENLSEELQEIGKQIYQQQAGAAGAGGAAGGAAGAGGAAGGAAGAGPDGMGGGPNPGPDAGAGAAGGEGEEFVDADFEDVDFDEDEEDEQ
- a CDS encoding DNA polymerase V family protein; protein product: MPSTSPNRRNRRETAGKKGGDEEGHEDDSEAADGAIELGGEVASDDGEEASADDADD